In Lycium ferocissimum isolate CSIRO_LF1 chromosome 7, AGI_CSIRO_Lferr_CH_V1, whole genome shotgun sequence, the sequence AGGGCTATAGCTCAATACTAGGGGTAGAGCTCGATGCCTCCACAGGGCTATAGCTCAATGCAGGGGTAGAGCTCGATGCCTCCACAGGGCTATAGCTCAATGCCTCCACAAGGCTATTTCGGGATTTCACCTGTTGCCCCTTTCTACAATATGCCTCCCTCGGGTTGTTCCTCGATGCCTCCCTCTTATGTACCTCCACCTAGCATGTATTCAGCTTACCTCACTGCTATGGAACGACGTCCATCTCCAGAGACTCCTTCGTCAGAGGCTACTCGATCAGCCAGTCCAGGCCTTTCTAGGCTAAATATTGGATCGAGCAATTCTGAGGCATCTCCTAGCCAACCTTCGACGCCGTCTTCAGTTGATGGTCCAGATCTTCCATCACCTGAAAAGTTAGATCATCTACGCAGGGTGCGCATCATCGCTGATTGAGAAGGGTAAGTTTATTCTTTTATTACATTCTAATTTCTCTATTATTTTCTAATTCCTGAATTAACAATTTTAAATGCTTTAAAATTGTTGTCTTGTAGGTTTTATCCTTCTAGGCCAGCTGCAAATGCAATCTCAACAGCAATCCAGAAACTTTATAGCGATGCCTTCGCGACGTGGGGTGAAGTTCCATGTCATACGCAACAGACGATCCTTAATGAGTTTtggtatgtatattttggatcaCAAAATGGATTAAATGAGTCTTCTCCTCTAATTCTAAAATATCTTAAAGTACTATGGTGGGAACTCTCTGTTAATCATATTTGTAACTGCTTGGCTAGCTTGCCCCAGTATTTGACAATTTATGCCAGAGAACTATTTTATGTTTGTTGATTTGAGCTGTCCTCCCCTAGATTAGTATAATAGGTCGAAATATCATCAGGAGTTCCCAACTGCTCCAtcttatgatgaaaatgaagcaAGTCTGCTTGTTTAGTGGTTGTTCCATGTTATCTATCTTAAACTTTGTGATGAACTCACTTCACACAGAGAGAGCATGCATATTGATTTTGGCACTTCAAATTCCATGGAAGATGTCTTCTTAGTGTAGGCACTTCGAGACGCCTATTCCTCTGATgtcttttacattttttttttttttgcagaaaaaGTGTACATGGAACCCTATCGAGGATCATGTTATTAGAAGCAATTTTACAACGAAGGCGAGTTCTTGGTTGTCAAACATTTTTTCTGACGCTCGAACTAAGGGTCAAAAGACTAGGCGGCAGGACGAGTTGCGGGAGGAGCTTAATAAATACTGGGCTACGTCGGAGTTTCAAAAGAAGAGCTCCCAGACAAAGGCAGCTCAAAAGTCTAAGAAAGGTGGCTCATTGCACACTTGTGGTTCAGTGTCCATGGGGACTGCTCGGAGGAAATTGGTAATTGTTTAAGCATTTAGATGGTAGCAAATACAAATAATGACATAAACAACATTAActttgtttatttcatttgcaGAAAGTTTCTCTTGGTAGACCACCCACTCGTCATGAGCTATGGAAGAAGGCCCATACGAAAAACAAAGATGGAAAAGAAGTTTGGATCGAGCCACGGGTAGAGCATACCTATGTAAGCTCTAAACTTACTTGGAACATATTTGACTAGTAATATTGTTTTTATGGTTACTGGTAAGACTCAACTTCTATTTAGTTTTCTCTTCATGTTATTCCTTCCtaagttacatatatatatatatatatatatatatatatatatatatatatatatatatatatatatatatatatatatatatatatataatctctTGGCGATTTTATCTTGGATAAACTTTTGTGGCTTTTGAATCTTTAGATTTTCGATtaactctttcttcttcttatttaacTCTGTTCTCAACTGTGTTTATTGCTATATATCTTAGCGATCTGATCAACAATTATACTTTCAGAATAATCCCAAATCTCAGATACTAGTAATGATAAGGGATGGAATgaacattcatttttttttcatgatagGTTAGTGTTTCTGTTGGAAGTGTTAATGTATAAACACACTGACGAAGTTGACAAACAACCCTCCCCAATTCAGCAACATGTTTATCTTCATCTTTACCATTTAAATATCTACATCTTTTGTCAATGGAGGTTGAAGGCAGATCATGTTCTTTTTAATTAGCCTTTGTATATGGGACGTAAAATGCTTCGATTTGTGACAAAAAAGGACCTACTTATTTCTCGAACAATAGTTCCATGAACCTGGCCAGCAACTTCTTGGGTTTAGGTGCATCTTCACTTATCATCTTTTTGTCACGTACTGGATGAGATTGGAGTTGAGTTTTTCACTTCTATCCAACTCCGACCAGCTTCTTTTCTCACTCTTTTCTCCTTCCTCTGCTCTGTCATGCCACTAATATCAATCCACTTCctatgcaatgcatacatattaGACAGAAGTACATAAACAAACTCGTTATCACCTTCCAATTCTATCACCTTTACGGACCATTACTGCTATCTTTATATTCCCACAAGTGACAGAAGCACCTAGTAATGCCTTCCAAACCaatccaaaatttttaaatctcaaatttgATTTGTCTCCGACGCTATGACTATCAGATTTGATCAATTTTCGGGTTGTTGAAACGGGTCGAATAGTTATCTAGCCaaaagcaaaactaaattacaattttattttcgtttgacttgaaaaaaaattataatttcattaCTCCATAAGCTTCAAGAATTTATGTAATCTACAGATTGGGAATTGATCTTTTTCCCTGTTATATTTCCCCCTCGGATCCTctgtattttaagaaaatcatgTTCCTATAATTTGTTGGATTCTGTGTTtatatatagcttttctttCTGTATTACTTCATAAAGATaacatttttcttgattttaatgGCTGAGTAAATATTGACTTATTTCTAGTTATTGCATTGAAGATAAGTAAGCAGATCCAAAAAGAGATATGCCTTTTGAACAGAACCAAATTCCACCTTCACTCGGGCGCTagttttaactatttttttgcTAGTTTAAGATTCAAATATTTTAATCTTGGAGATTCTGCCCATCCGAACATCGGCTGGGCAGCTTGCTAAAAAGCTACTCAAGTAAAAAGAAGTTATcttgtcttgttttttttttttttccgttttttttttcacttttcagagTTTATTTTGTAACGTTTGTTTATATActaaattttacttttaatgtAGAATAGGTATAATCAAGCGATGGAGGATCTCACTAGGAGTCAGCCGACTGATGATCAATGCAATCCAATCACCCCATCGGAGGAACATACTATCTCCTGTTGGTTGGACACGGTCGGCGGCGTAAATAAGGGAAAAGCGTACGGCCTTTGCTCCAAGAAGAACTTTCACCGCCTCCAGTGTGGATTGCAAGGTATAGGGAGTTCTGCCACTGTGTCAAATGAGCAGCTTGAGGAGATGCGATACGAGCTTCGGGAACTTGCTAGGAATTTTGAGGATGAACAAAATAAAAGGTTGAAGGAGGAGCGACGTAGGATAATGCTTGAGTCAGACGTCAAAGAACTCAAGGCCCACGTGTGTAACCTCATCAAGTTGCCTTGTtcttcccccctccccccctctcCCCCACGAGCCCTGATCATGATGATGGAGAGGATGAGGAGGATGAGGAGCATGGAGATGATGAGGATCAGGATAATAGAGAGTATGGAGAGACTGAAATGGAGTATTAGGtgtcaattattatttttgttctaACTTATGTTACTTTGGATTATTTGAAGTCTAGTGAGAtgcttttgatatatttttgcATAACCTCAAAGTTGGTTGGATTCATACGATGTTTGTTGGCTTATTTTTAATGTTTGAATTATTTCGgagtatttttattattgttttgatGGCTATTATTGGTTGCGTTTCTGTTTCTATTGAATCGGCTATTGAAATCTTTTATATAGCAGGTGCTGAAGTAAAAAATAGGCACTGCTTGCCAAAATAATACCAGAAATACTGAGGGGCTTACCGATAGAGTCCCTCGGTAACAAGTGTAATTGCAAATCTCAAATTTTCAAGTTACTGAGGGATGTCCCTCgttattttcaaatatcaaaatacttttCATTTAGCTTACCGATGGACATTCCtcagtaaaatgaaaaatataattattaaatattttatttatcaagGGTAGTCCCTCagtgtatttaaaattttaatttaattaacattaatatacCGATGGATGCCTCTCGgtaaataatatatcaatattacATATATTTCTTAAGTACCGACTCGgcatcagtggcggagccaagaTTTCCGCCGagagggttcaaaatataaaaaagtaaatatacgaagaagcctaagggggttcaacgtctactatatatacataaaaaataattttaaccttgtaaaaagagtatttttttccgccgagggggttcggatgaacaccctggACATAGTGTGGCTTCGCCACTGCTCGGCATGTTTAATCTTGCATGAATGTGAGGGAAGGGAAGTACCGAGGGATGTGTGAGGGTCTCCATTGGTATTTGCCGAGAGTGTTCCTCGGTATTATTTACCAAGGGTCCAATTACCCACAAGCCTAGTACCGATGGCGTCCCTCGGTAAATCTTGCTTACCGATGGAGGTCCCTCGGTAAATTCCATAGGTAAATCgggattttttagtagtggtcACTCTATAAGGTGTAGTCACAACTCTCGTTTGGTACGAGGGATAAGAATAAATAGTCCCGaaattatatttgagatgagCTTATTCCACATTTGATTGGGATAAAATCGCAGTATAACTAATCCCGATATTAATTATTCCAGAGTTATAGTTTTATTTATCCCTATGGGAGAATGGAATAACTAATCTCAGAATAAATTATCTTGAGATAACTTGTTTGGTTGATCCTGGAATAACTTATTTCCAACCAAAGGACCCACAGTGTCCAATTTGTAGTGTCAAATTCTGGTTGTACGAGAAACAAGTTCACTTTAAGTAAACCAACAGTTCATGGAAGTGGTTTCATTGGCTGTTAGTTCCTAACGTGGCTAGTTTTGAACTCGGATGTATACTGTCTCTTTTTGCTAGTTCACATGTGATATCCTCTCAAAGTGGTCCCCTCATTGCAACCATTAATTGTGGGACCAGTCAAGGCCTGTCCCCACATTTTCCTTTTAGTAATATTTTGCGGAGGAGGACTAGGTCCCACTTTTAGTCTTTCTgttccttcttttttctcttttctttttccttttttatttttgttgcttttagGAATACTATTCAAATATAGGCATAGAAAAAAGTTCTAGAAATAGCGCAATCATTTGATACTTCAATTTCTTTATCCTTTGGACATAAAGTGCTTCAAGATTTGCATTAATCCCCAACAAGATATAATGATgcatttcatatgcatattccTCCTGCAcaatttcatttgttttgttAAACATATTCTTTATAATTTTCTACAGGTTATAATAAAACTTTGAGATTCTACTTATCATTTTTCTAGTAATTACTTTTTGGGATTTATGTTTCATGATTTATTAcaaatttaaaataagttgGCCTTAACATTAAATGCATATGTTATCTAATAAGACATAGTAGTGTTATGTAGAgaataactttatttttaagcATATATTCTTTAAATACTTTTTCGTATATATTGCAAATATACGTATTTTTATTCTATATTCTGTACCGCatataatacataaaataaagCATGACATAATACGTGTATCTTGTAGTATGGCTACAAAATGCTGCACAAAGTTATGCgagaattattattattattattattattattattattattatgctaATTAAAAGTTGCAGGAATTATGCTGAGACTATTTATATTTCCTAATTAACCCGTCGAACCAAACATCATACTTATTATTCAATGAAATTTTTTGACTGAGATTattataaataatgcctccaacaAACAGCCAATAAGAACGAACAAGAAAAATTGCGTGGGTGTGGGGGGTGGGGCAGGAGGAGCTTAAGATAAAATATTTACTCCCTCTTGGTGAATGCACATTAATATACGCAGCGAAGTCAATT encodes:
- the LOC132062466 gene encoding uncharacterized protein LOC132062466; translated protein: MSDIRVIVRVGRVPLRVRVRRVLPRVEGNNPCLHRVHLILQFHHCILLHMARHQRVKGNQLCLHRVHLFRRFHHCILLHRGRRHFHILYMKKCTWNPIEDHVIRSNFTTKASSWLSNIFSDARTKGQKTRRQDELREELNKYWATSEFQKKSSQTKAAQKSKKGGSLHTCGSVSMGTARRKLKVSLGRPPTRHELWKKAHTKNKDGKEVWIEPRVEHTYNRYNQAMEDLTRSQPTDDQCNPITPSEEHTISCWLDTVGGVNKGKAYGLCSKKNFHRLQCGLQGIGSSATVSNEQLEEMRYELRELARNFEDEQNKRLKEERRRIMLESDVKELKAHVCNLIKLPCSSPLPPSPPRALIMMMERMRRMRSMEMMRIRIIESMERLKWSIRCQLLFLF